The following proteins are co-located in the Streptomyces sp. DT2A-34 genome:
- a CDS encoding tetratricopeptide repeat protein — MRDSHRTEAERLLVRAVEEEVRRSGGRVDGQVLLSRARGALDAMAQSAAEEYEAYTRALDEAEAGRLTFGQRFAREGGGTPLMVAGVAALAAAVTDLALGTGTGTAVGAGVTVGVVGAAATVVKVAGTHLPAAHHRAGAVGQPGGPEQLRLQWLTALEVRGIRPFLDQQRVLSASTGPKKTGPRLKGADKSAAARGRNLLEQSFGQLPEPTGPFAGRRQEMARIRQWVQAARASTETKPTVVVLHGAPGSGRTALAVRAAHDLKDQFRGACVVDLRGDTPEEPPLPTRDALLHLLNRLGAPREQLLFRERSSAEQQVKRLSELYHQHLTGLPVTVVLDDASDPQQVRTLVPERCDSLVLVTAREPLDLPADLAARVHHLPVESLDAAGAEELLSAAAQDSSSPYDAESADRIRELCGGLPLALRIAGSALGPRSPRTLATDLGAYGPVEPIERVLWLRYTDQSESARRLLRRLALAGRASLGAAAAAALLATDEAEATRHLVALSESGLIDHVRGNRYRLHDLVRAFAHARLLDEEEPSERTAAQERLIVNYADLADSVLRLVDGNMSTRSDRFSPHGFTSLDDALRWLDDESSFITAALRHAEDVNQAAVLNLLGALCDYCLLRGDLYRLGEINELAQAVDQGLLVRSVQWRTGIAARQLGELDKARTTLTSVVDLYMEAHHDAGAARALCSLGITLHHQGNLTEAAAKLREALDLQSVPALATDRAWTMHALAAVQRDRGRVSESLDLLTGSLALHREGESIHGEAWAHFQLGQLGLRMGDVPRAESELRTALDLYGRTRDARGEAWAMTQLARARLVAGDRDPSAAVDGLRQAASHHRDNEDARGEAWSVYYLGQALEETGNLDLAVRELERSRTMFSRMRDVYGLACARHHSARVTRDQRAAQTGSLRNSGFARQLLVDARADFQRIGVAHGEAWTCLELAVVDAGNARTQQALTLCDDAVGLFVSYGDRRGEDWARFLRCTLLPYAAPGGVEVGTAVAQEELAQLGRDGHALRDGKLGDYVEAYLLLLERGVNLEEGWQAWRLGMVPGRHAREVMGVGVAAGA, encoded by the coding sequence ATGCGGGACAGCCATCGGACGGAGGCCGAGCGGCTGTTGGTCCGGGCCGTGGAGGAGGAAGTGCGGCGCTCGGGCGGGCGGGTCGACGGGCAGGTGCTGCTGTCACGGGCGCGCGGGGCGCTGGACGCCATGGCGCAGTCGGCGGCCGAGGAGTACGAGGCGTATACGCGCGCGCTGGACGAGGCGGAGGCCGGCCGGCTGACGTTCGGGCAGCGGTTCGCGCGGGAGGGCGGCGGTACGCCGCTGATGGTGGCGGGCGTCGCGGCGCTCGCGGCCGCCGTCACCGACCTGGCGCTCGGCACGGGCACGGGCACCGCGGTGGGCGCGGGCGTGACCGTCGGTGTCGTGGGCGCGGCGGCGACGGTCGTGAAGGTGGCCGGCACGCATCTGCCGGCCGCGCATCATCGCGCGGGCGCCGTGGGCCAGCCCGGCGGGCCGGAACAGCTGCGGCTGCAGTGGCTGACGGCGCTGGAGGTACGGGGCATCCGTCCCTTCCTCGACCAGCAGCGGGTGCTGAGCGCGTCCACCGGTCCGAAGAAGACGGGGCCGCGGCTGAAGGGCGCGGACAAGAGCGCGGCGGCCCGGGGGCGGAACCTGTTGGAGCAGTCGTTCGGTCAACTCCCCGAGCCGACGGGCCCGTTCGCGGGCCGCAGGCAGGAGATGGCCCGCATCCGGCAGTGGGTGCAGGCGGCGCGGGCCAGTACGGAGACGAAGCCGACGGTCGTGGTCCTGCACGGGGCGCCCGGCAGTGGTCGTACGGCATTGGCGGTCCGCGCGGCCCACGACCTGAAGGACCAGTTCCGCGGCGCGTGCGTGGTGGACCTGCGTGGCGACACCCCGGAGGAGCCACCGCTGCCCACCAGGGACGCGCTGCTGCATCTGCTGAACCGTCTGGGCGCCCCGCGCGAGCAGCTGCTGTTCCGCGAGCGGTCCTCGGCGGAGCAGCAGGTCAAGCGGCTGAGCGAGCTCTACCACCAGCACCTCACGGGCCTCCCGGTCACCGTCGTACTGGACGACGCCTCGGACCCGCAGCAGGTCCGCACCCTCGTTCCCGAGCGCTGCGACAGCCTGGTCCTGGTCACCGCACGCGAGCCCCTCGACCTGCCCGCGGATCTCGCCGCCCGGGTGCACCACCTGCCGGTGGAGTCGCTGGACGCGGCCGGCGCGGAGGAGCTGCTGAGCGCGGCGGCGCAGGATTCGTCGAGTCCCTACGACGCCGAATCGGCCGACCGGATACGGGAGTTGTGCGGCGGGCTGCCGCTGGCGCTGCGCATCGCGGGCTCGGCGCTGGGGCCGCGTTCACCGCGCACGCTGGCGACGGACCTGGGGGCGTACGGCCCGGTGGAGCCGATCGAGCGGGTGCTGTGGCTGCGCTACACCGACCAGTCGGAGTCGGCGAGACGCCTGCTGCGCCGGCTCGCGCTGGCGGGCCGGGCCTCGCTGGGCGCGGCAGCGGCGGCGGCGCTGCTGGCGACGGACGAGGCGGAGGCGACCCGCCACCTGGTGGCCCTGTCCGAGTCGGGCCTGATCGACCACGTCCGCGGCAACCGCTACCGCCTGCACGACCTGGTCCGCGCCTTCGCCCACGCCCGCCTCCTCGACGAGGAGGAGCCGTCGGAGCGTACGGCGGCGCAGGAGCGGCTGATCGTGAACTACGCCGACCTCGCCGACTCCGTCCTGCGCCTGGTCGACGGCAACATGTCGACCCGCTCGGACCGCTTCAGCCCGCACGGCTTCACCTCGCTGGACGACGCGCTGCGCTGGCTGGACGACGAGTCGAGCTTCATCACGGCGGCGCTGCGGCACGCGGAGGACGTGAACCAGGCGGCGGTCCTGAACCTGCTGGGCGCGCTGTGCGACTACTGCCTGCTGCGCGGCGACCTCTACCGGCTGGGCGAGATCAACGAACTGGCGCAGGCCGTGGACCAGGGCCTGCTGGTGCGCTCGGTGCAGTGGCGTACGGGCATCGCGGCCCGCCAGCTCGGCGAACTCGACAAGGCCCGCACGACCCTGACCTCGGTGGTCGACCTCTACATGGAGGCCCACCACGACGCGGGCGCGGCCCGGGCCCTGTGCTCCCTCGGCATCACCCTCCACCACCAGGGCAACCTGACCGAGGCGGCGGCCAAGCTCCGCGAGGCCCTGGACCTGCAGTCGGTCCCCGCCCTGGCGACGGACCGCGCCTGGACGATGCACGCGCTCGCGGCGGTGCAACGGGATCGCGGCCGCGTCTCCGAGTCCCTGGACCTCCTGACCGGCTCCCTCGCCCTGCACCGCGAAGGCGAGTCGATCCACGGCGAGGCCTGGGCCCACTTCCAGCTCGGCCAACTGGGCCTGCGCATGGGCGACGTACCGCGCGCGGAGTCGGAGCTGCGGACGGCCCTGGACCTGTACGGCCGCACCCGCGACGCCCGCGGCGAGGCCTGGGCGATGACCCAGCTCGCCCGCGCCCGCCTGGTCGCCGGCGACCGCGACCCGTCCGCGGCGGTGGACGGCCTGCGCCAGGCGGCCTCGCACCACCGCGACAACGAGGACGCGCGCGGCGAGGCGTGGTCCGTCTACTACCTGGGCCAGGCCCTGGAGGAGACGGGCAACCTGGACCTCGCGGTACGGGAGCTGGAACGTTCGCGCACGATGTTCTCCCGTATGCGGGACGTGTACGGCCTGGCGTGCGCCCGGCACCACTCGGCGCGGGTGACACGGGACCAGCGGGCGGCCCAGACGGGCTCCCTGCGCAACTCCGGTTTCGCGCGCCAGCTTCTGGTCGACGCCCGCGCCGACTTCCAGCGCATCGGCGTGGCACACGGCGAGGCGTGGACGTGCCTGGAGCTGGCGGTGGTGGACGCCGGGAACGCCCGTACGCAGCAGGCGCTGACCCTGTGCGACGACGCGGTCGGTCTGTTCGTGTCGTACGGCGACCGCAGGGGCGAGGACTGGGCCCGCTTCCTGCGTTGCACGCTGCTGCCGTACGCGGCGCCGGGGGGTGTCGAGGTCGGGACGGCCGTGGCGCAGGAGGAGCTGGCCCAGCTGGGGCGCGACGGGCATGCGCTGCGGGACGGCAAGCTCGGCGACTACGTCGAGGCGTATCTGCTCCTGCTGGAGCGCGGGGTGAACCTGGAGGAGGGGTGGCAGGCCTGGCGGCTCGGCATGGTGCCGGGCCGCCATGCGCGGGAGGTGATGGGGGTGGGCGTCGCGGCCGGGGCGTAG
- a CDS encoding thioredoxin domain-containing protein, protein MPNRLAHETSPYLLQHADNPVDWWPWVGEAFEEARKRNVPVLLSVGYSSCHWCHVMAHESFEDQETADYLNAHFVSVKVDREERPDVDAVYMEAVQAATGQGGWPMTVFLTPDAEPFYFGTYFPPAPRHGMPSFRQVLEGVRSAWADRRDEVADVAGKIVRDLAGREISYGGTEAPGEEELAQALLGLTREYDPQRGGFGGAPKFPPSMVIEFLLRHHARTGAEGALQMAQDTCERMARGGIYDQLGGGFARYSVDRDWVVPHFEKMLYDNALLCRVYAHLWRATGSELARRVALETADFMVRELRTDEGGFASALDADSDDGTGKHVEGAYYVWTPEQLREVLGDDDAELAVHYFGVTEEGTFEHGSSVLQLPQQEGVFDAERVASVKERLLASRADRPAPGRDDKIVAAWNGLAIAALAETGAYFDRPDLVDAALGAADLLVRLHLDDHARLARTSKDGQVGANAGVLEDYGDVAEGFLALASVTGEGVWLDFAGFLLDHVLARFVDEESGALYDTAADAEQLIRRPQDPTDNAAPSGWSAAAGALLSYAAQTGAEPHRVAAEKALGVVKALGPRVPRFIGWGLAVAEAALDGPREVAIVGPSLDDEATRALHRTALMGTAPGAVVAVGTPESDELPLLADRPLVGGEPAAYVCRNFTCDAPTTDPERLRTALTS, encoded by the coding sequence ATGCCGAACCGACTGGCGCACGAGACGTCCCCGTACCTCCTTCAGCACGCTGACAACCCCGTCGACTGGTGGCCCTGGGTCGGCGAGGCCTTCGAGGAGGCGCGGAAACGGAACGTGCCCGTGCTGCTCAGCGTCGGGTACAGCAGCTGTCACTGGTGTCACGTGATGGCCCACGAGTCCTTCGAGGACCAGGAGACCGCCGACTACCTCAACGCCCACTTCGTCAGCGTCAAGGTCGACCGCGAGGAACGCCCCGACGTGGACGCCGTCTACATGGAGGCCGTCCAGGCGGCCACCGGCCAGGGCGGCTGGCCCATGACCGTCTTCCTCACGCCCGACGCCGAGCCCTTCTACTTCGGCACCTACTTCCCACCCGCCCCCCGGCACGGCATGCCGTCCTTCCGGCAGGTCCTGGAGGGCGTGCGCAGCGCCTGGGCCGACCGCAGGGACGAGGTCGCCGACGTCGCGGGGAAGATCGTGCGGGATCTCGCCGGGCGGGAGATCTCCTACGGCGGCACCGAGGCACCCGGTGAGGAGGAGCTCGCCCAGGCGCTGCTCGGGCTCACCCGGGAGTACGACCCGCAGCGGGGCGGGTTCGGGGGCGCGCCCAAGTTCCCGCCGTCCATGGTGATCGAGTTCCTGCTGCGGCACCATGCGCGGACGGGCGCCGAGGGCGCGCTGCAGATGGCCCAGGACACCTGCGAGCGGATGGCCCGCGGCGGGATCTACGACCAGCTCGGCGGCGGGTTCGCGCGGTACTCCGTCGACCGTGACTGGGTCGTGCCGCACTTCGAGAAGATGCTGTACGACAACGCCCTGCTGTGCCGCGTGTACGCCCACCTGTGGCGGGCCACAGGGTCCGAGCTCGCCCGCCGCGTAGCCCTGGAGACCGCCGACTTCATGGTGCGCGAACTGCGTACCGACGAGGGCGGGTTCGCCTCCGCGCTCGACGCGGACAGCGACGACGGGACCGGCAAGCACGTCGAGGGCGCGTACTACGTGTGGACGCCGGAGCAGCTGCGCGAGGTGCTCGGCGACGACGACGCCGAGCTCGCCGTTCACTACTTCGGCGTCACCGAGGAAGGCACCTTCGAGCACGGCTCCTCGGTGCTCCAACTCCCGCAGCAGGAGGGCGTGTTCGACGCCGAGAGGGTCGCCTCCGTCAAGGAGCGCCTGCTCGCCTCGCGGGCCGACCGCCCCGCCCCCGGCCGCGACGACAAGATCGTCGCCGCCTGGAACGGCCTCGCGATCGCCGCCCTCGCCGAGACCGGCGCGTACTTCGACCGCCCCGATCTCGTGGACGCCGCCCTCGGCGCCGCCGACCTCCTGGTACGGCTGCACCTCGACGACCACGCCCGCCTCGCCCGCACCAGCAAGGACGGCCAGGTCGGCGCCAACGCGGGCGTACTGGAGGACTACGGCGACGTCGCCGAGGGCTTCCTCGCGCTCGCCTCCGTCACCGGTGAGGGCGTCTGGCTGGACTTCGCCGGGTTCCTGCTCGACCACGTCCTGGCCCGTTTCGTCGACGAGGAGTCCGGTGCCCTCTACGACACCGCCGCCGACGCCGAGCAGCTGATCCGCCGCCCCCAGGACCCCACCGACAACGCCGCCCCCTCCGGGTGGAGCGCGGCGGCCGGCGCCCTGCTGAGCTATGCCGCGCAGACCGGTGCCGAGCCCCACCGCGTCGCCGCCGAGAAGGCGCTGGGTGTCGTCAAGGCCCTCGGCCCGCGTGTCCCCCGCTTCATCGGCTGGGGTCTCGCCGTCGCCGAGGCCGCCCTCGACGGTCCCCGCGAGGTCGCGATCGTCGGGCCGAGCCTCGACGACGAGGCCACAAGGGCCTTGCACCGTACGGCACTCATGGGCACCGCCCCCGGTGCGGTCGTGGCCGTCGGGACTCCGGAGAGTGACGAACTCCCGCTCCTCGCCGACCGTCCCCTCGTCGGCGGTGAACCGGCCGCGTATGTCTGCCGTAACTTCACCTGTGACGCCCCGACGACCGATCCTGAACGGCTGCGCACGGCACTGACGAGCTGA
- a CDS encoding glycosyltransferase — translation MLTSVFIAVVSLGLFWMAAFTLWWQMHAWRTPEVLASTRFSRPDGGEHVSFSLLLPARHEQAVLDHTIQRLLESTHTDFEIIVIVGHDDPETTEVAERAAARDPRVRVVVDTHEKKNKPKAMNTALPHCRGDVVGVFDAEDQVHPELLAHVDHAFRTTKADVVQGGVQLINFHSSWYSLRNCLEYFFWFRSRLHLHAQKGFIPLGGNTVFVRTDVLREADGWDPNCLAEDCDLGVRLSSVGKKVVVAYDSDMVTKEETPGSLMSLLKQRTRWNQGFLQVYRKKDWKQLPTFGQRLLARYTLMTPFMQAFTGLIIPLNIAIAVFLDVSVTIAFITFLPAVTALVTFVFEVVGLHDFGKQYGLRVRFVHYLKLIVGGPFYQVLLAGAAVRAVWREQRGRNDWELTTHVGAHLATAEVTRDLREDVPA, via the coding sequence TTGCTGACGTCTGTCTTCATAGCCGTCGTCTCGCTGGGCTTGTTCTGGATGGCGGCTTTCACCTTGTGGTGGCAGATGCACGCGTGGCGTACGCCCGAGGTGCTCGCCTCCACCCGGTTCAGCAGACCGGACGGCGGCGAGCACGTGTCGTTCTCGCTGCTGTTGCCGGCCCGGCACGAACAGGCCGTGCTGGACCACACCATCCAGCGGCTGCTGGAGTCCACACACACCGACTTCGAGATCATCGTCATCGTCGGGCACGACGACCCGGAGACCACGGAGGTCGCCGAGCGGGCCGCCGCTCGCGACCCACGGGTCCGGGTCGTCGTCGACACCCACGAGAAGAAGAACAAGCCGAAGGCCATGAACACGGCGCTGCCGCACTGTCGCGGCGACGTCGTCGGGGTCTTCGACGCCGAGGACCAGGTCCACCCGGAGCTCCTCGCCCATGTCGACCACGCGTTCCGGACGACGAAGGCGGACGTGGTCCAGGGCGGCGTCCAGCTGATCAACTTCCACTCCAGCTGGTACAGCCTGCGCAACTGCCTGGAGTACTTCTTCTGGTTCCGGTCGCGACTGCACCTGCACGCGCAGAAGGGGTTCATCCCGCTCGGCGGCAACACCGTCTTCGTACGGACGGACGTGCTCAGGGAAGCCGACGGCTGGGACCCGAACTGCCTCGCGGAGGACTGCGACCTGGGCGTCCGGCTCTCCAGCGTCGGCAAGAAGGTCGTCGTCGCCTACGACTCCGACATGGTGACCAAGGAGGAGACGCCCGGCAGCCTGATGTCGCTGCTCAAGCAGCGCACCCGCTGGAACCAGGGCTTCCTGCAGGTCTACCGGAAGAAGGACTGGAAGCAACTGCCCACCTTCGGGCAGCGGTTGCTGGCCCGGTACACGCTCATGACGCCGTTCATGCAGGCCTTCACCGGGCTCATCATCCCGCTCAACATCGCGATCGCGGTGTTCCTCGACGTGTCCGTGACCATCGCCTTCATCACCTTCCTGCCGGCCGTCACCGCGCTCGTCACCTTCGTCTTCGAGGTCGTCGGACTGCACGACTTCGGCAAGCAGTACGGGCTGCGCGTCCGCTTCGTCCACTACCTGAAGCTCATCGTGGGCGGCCCCTTCTACCAGGTGCTCCTCGCCGGGGCCGCCGTCCGCGCCGTATGGCGCGAGCAGCGCGGCCGGAACGACTGGGAGTTGACCACCCACGTCGGCGCGCATCTCGCCACCGCCGAAGTGACCCGTGACCTCCGAGAGGACGTCCCTGCGTGA